A stretch of Acidimicrobiales bacterium DNA encodes these proteins:
- a CDS encoding ABC transporter ATP-binding protein has product MTEVVGARLEGGEVEHVWRRGGRLIARSLRAHPWPHLTAMVAALLFVLAAVGGAWVLRAITDDLIVPAFDDGRVDGGDVWRAVAALVGVSMARGATVVMRRLFLSMAEYRTQRDWRRDLLRHYLEVPLRFHRSKPTGELLAHADIDLVQATMVLKPLAFSVSVVLLVIVAIVSILLVHWTLALIAAVLFPALVVLSRIYTAKVEGPAALAQQRVGEVSAVAHESFDGALVVKTLGRQEDEVRRMTEASDRLRQARIHVGRLRANFEPVIDALPNGGIVLLILTGTWLISRGDATPGDIVLAASLFGLLTTPLRVFGFFLEEMPRSVVSLERVDRVMAYPVEPRGGQGGLAETPLDVVVDGLTVRYGHHDVLRDVSFTVAAGETVAIVGATGSGKTTLVESIVGLLDRERGTVHIGGVDVEQLAPEELAARAALVFQEAFLFAESVAENVGMGRASDDVVARALAIARATEFVEAMPEGADTVVGERGQTLSGGQRQRVALARALARSPRLLLLDDATSAVDPLVEAEILDNLQRELDTTLLVVAHRISTITLADRVVYLDDGRVVAIGTHAELLGRDDYRTLVTAYEAESS; this is encoded by the coding sequence GTGACAGAAGTGGTCGGGGCGCGCCTCGAAGGCGGCGAGGTCGAGCATGTGTGGCGACGGGGCGGTCGGCTGATCGCCCGGTCCCTGCGCGCCCATCCGTGGCCGCACCTGACGGCCATGGTCGCGGCGCTGCTGTTCGTCCTGGCGGCGGTGGGCGGCGCCTGGGTGCTGCGCGCCATCACCGACGATCTGATCGTCCCGGCGTTCGACGACGGCCGGGTGGACGGGGGCGACGTCTGGCGGGCCGTGGCCGCGCTGGTCGGCGTGTCGATGGCCCGGGGGGCCACGGTGGTCATGCGCCGGCTCTTCCTGTCCATGGCCGAGTACCGCACGCAGCGCGACTGGCGCCGGGATCTCCTCCGGCACTATCTCGAGGTGCCCCTGCGCTTCCACCGCTCGAAGCCCACCGGGGAGCTGCTGGCGCACGCCGACATCGATCTCGTGCAGGCCACCATGGTGCTGAAGCCGCTGGCGTTCTCGGTCAGCGTCGTGCTGCTGGTCATCGTCGCCATCGTCAGCATCCTGCTCGTCCACTGGACGCTGGCGCTCATCGCCGCCGTGCTGTTCCCCGCCCTGGTCGTGCTCAGCCGCATCTACACGGCGAAGGTGGAGGGCCCGGCCGCTCTCGCCCAGCAGCGGGTCGGCGAGGTCTCGGCGGTCGCCCATGAGAGTTTCGACGGTGCCCTCGTCGTGAAGACCCTCGGCCGCCAGGAGGACGAGGTCCGCCGCATGACCGAGGCGTCCGACCGTCTGCGTCAGGCGCGGATCCACGTCGGTCGGCTGCGGGCCAACTTCGAACCGGTCATCGACGCGTTGCCGAACGGCGGGATCGTCCTGCTCATCCTCACCGGCACGTGGCTGATCTCGCGGGGCGACGCGACCCCGGGCGACATCGTGTTGGCGGCGAGCCTTTTCGGTCTCCTCACGACCCCGCTGCGCGTCTTCGGGTTCTTCCTCGAGGAGATGCCCCGGTCGGTGGTGTCGCTCGAACGCGTCGACCGGGTGATGGCGTATCCCGTCGAGCCACGCGGTGGTCAGGGCGGGCTGGCCGAGACCCCGCTGGACGTCGTGGTGGACGGACTCACGGTTCGCTACGGCCACCACGACGTGCTGCGCGACGTCTCGTTCACGGTGGCCGCCGGTGAGACCGTCGCGATCGTCGGCGCGACCGGATCGGGCAAGACGACCCTCGTCGAGTCGATCGTCGGCCTCCTCGATCGCGAACGGGGAACCGTGCACATCGGTGGGGTCGACGTCGAGCAGCTCGCCCCCGAGGAACTGGCCGCCCGCGCCGCGCTCGTCTTCCAGGAGGCGTTCCTCTTCGCCGAGTCGGTCGCGGAGAACGTCGGCATGGGCCGCGCGTCGGACGACGTCGTCGCGCGGGCGTTGGCGATCGCCCGGGCCACCGAGTTCGTCGAGGCGATGCCCGAGGGCGCCGACACCGTGGTCGGCGAGCGCGGCCAGACCCTCTCCGGCGGGCAGCGACAACGGGTCGCCCTGGCCCGCGCCCTGGCCCGCTCTCCCCGCCTGCTGCTGCTCGACGATGCCACCAGCGCGGTCGATCCGCTCGTGGAGGCCGAGATCCTCGACAACCTCCAGCGCGAGCTCGACACGACCCTGCTCGTCGTGGCCCATCGCATCTCGACGATCACGCTGGCCGACCGGGTCGTGTACCTCGACGACGGCCGGGTCGTGGCGATCGGCACCCATGCCGAGCTGCTCGGGCGCGACGACTATCGCACGCTCGTCACCGCCTACGAAGCGGAGTCGTCATGA
- a CDS encoding ABC transporter ATP-binding protein has translation MTAVPGQPDLDDPVRLLDDDSVDDVSAIMVLRRGLAISPELRTGLRVTVALALVAAVGRLIIPITIQQVLDRGVLSDDGYRPGFVWAVSLGAFLIVIGVMAASRVAHIRLVIAAEAVLLGLRTRAFAHIHKLSLADHSESRRGVLVSRVTSDVESLAQFTQWGAISWIINSAIISGALLVMLVYNWQLTLVVIACHLPLLPFLKWVQVKQFSAYSLVRTRVAETLGETSEAVTGAPVIRAYGYDAPVRARLDDAIDNQYRSQMRSTIWFAGLLPVVDFFSSLSLAAAVGVGVWYADIVDVGVGELVAFLFLVNLLLNPIAELGEVLDQTQTALAGWWKILRVLDVPIDVEEPELGAHLPSGPLAVAATGVSFRYRTGEQVLHDVDVRIEAEANVAIVGETGSGKTTFARLLARLADPIEGVVEIGGLDLRTVDPASRRAAIRMVPQDGFLFDTTIEENIRYGRIGASRADAEESISSLGLGAWLASLPLGIDTPVGERGGRLSVGERQLVALARAQVADPGLLLLDEATSAVDPETEEALASALARLAVGRTTISVAHRLSTAERADLVLVFDAGRIVQQGHHDELVAVDGIYRGLHESWIGNTRSSG, from the coding sequence ATGACCGCGGTGCCCGGCCAGCCCGACCTCGACGACCCGGTGCGCCTCCTCGACGACGATTCCGTCGACGACGTCTCGGCGATCATGGTCCTGCGCCGCGGGCTGGCGATCAGCCCCGAACTGCGGACCGGCCTCCGGGTCACGGTCGCCCTCGCCCTCGTCGCGGCGGTCGGTCGCCTGATCATCCCGATCACCATCCAGCAGGTCCTCGACCGTGGCGTACTCAGCGACGACGGGTATCGCCCCGGGTTCGTCTGGGCGGTCTCGCTGGGTGCGTTCCTCATCGTGATCGGAGTGATGGCGGCGAGTCGTGTCGCCCACATCCGCCTCGTCATCGCGGCCGAGGCCGTCCTGCTCGGCCTCCGGACCCGGGCCTTCGCCCACATCCACAAGCTGAGCCTGGCCGACCACAGCGAGAGCCGCCGCGGCGTGCTGGTGAGCCGGGTGACCTCCGATGTCGAGTCGCTCGCCCAGTTCACCCAGTGGGGGGCGATCAGCTGGATCATCAACTCGGCGATCATCTCCGGCGCCCTGCTCGTGATGCTCGTCTACAACTGGCAGCTCACCCTGGTGGTCATCGCGTGCCATCTGCCGCTGTTGCCCTTCCTCAAGTGGGTGCAGGTGAAGCAGTTCAGCGCCTACAGCCTCGTGCGCACGCGCGTGGCCGAGACGCTCGGCGAGACCTCCGAAGCGGTGACCGGTGCGCCCGTGATCCGGGCCTACGGCTACGACGCACCGGTGCGGGCCCGGCTCGACGACGCGATCGACAACCAGTACCGATCGCAGATGCGCTCGACGATCTGGTTCGCCGGCCTGTTGCCGGTCGTGGACTTCTTCTCGTCACTGTCGCTCGCCGCCGCGGTCGGCGTGGGTGTCTGGTACGCCGACATCGTCGACGTGGGGGTCGGCGAACTCGTCGCGTTCCTGTTCCTCGTGAACCTGCTGCTCAACCCGATCGCCGAACTCGGCGAGGTCCTCGACCAGACCCAGACCGCGTTGGCCGGCTGGTGGAAGATCCTCCGCGTGCTCGACGTCCCGATCGACGTCGAGGAGCCGGAGCTCGGCGCTCACCTCCCGAGCGGCCCGCTGGCGGTCGCCGCGACCGGCGTCAGCTTCCGCTATCGCACGGGCGAACAGGTCCTCCACGACGTCGACGTGCGGATCGAGGCCGAGGCGAACGTCGCGATCGTGGGTGAGACCGGCAGCGGCAAGACCACGTTCGCCCGCCTCCTGGCCCGACTCGCGGACCCGATCGAGGGGGTCGTCGAGATCGGCGGGCTCGATCTCCGGACGGTCGACCCGGCGTCGCGCCGCGCCGCCATCCGCATGGTCCCCCAGGACGGCTTCCTCTTCGACACCACGATCGAGGAGAACATCCGCTACGGCCGGATCGGCGCCTCCCGCGCCGACGCCGAGGAATCGATCTCGTCGCTCGGTCTCGGCGCCTGGTTGGCGAGCCTGCCCCTCGGCATCGACACCCCGGTCGGCGAACGCGGCGGCCGGCTCTCGGTCGGCGAACGCCAGCTCGTGGCGCTCGCCCGGGCCCAGGTCGCCGACCCCGGTCTGTTGCTGCTCGACGAGGCGACCTCCGCGGTCGATCCGGAGACCGAGGAAGCCCTTGCGTCAGCGCTGGCGCGGCTCGCGGTCGGACGGACCACCATCTCCGTCGCCCACCGTCTCTCCACGGCGGAACGGGCCGATCTCGTACTCGTGTTCGACGCCGGCCGCATCGTGCAGCAGGGCCACCACGACGAACTCGTCGCGGTCGACGGGATCTATCGCGGGCTCCACGAGTCCTGGATCGGCAACACCCGCTCCTCGGGCTGA
- a CDS encoding glycosyltransferase family 87 protein yields MTTLTAPAPAAPDERLSRYPKALLGALALAFVLVLVSGSGSDTASGRVGGDFPAFYGAGTIVADGDIDQLWNLEVQQAAQVDLLGDEDGFIMFPYAPHVAAAYAPLSALPYRVAYAVHTALMVGLLVGTLQLLRPLVPAVDRYFPLTLAAVMTAYPVFVGVGGGQNTALSLFLLAAVWRTLHDDREALTGLALALLLFRPQYAIPLVGLLFLGRHWRAVTWAGAGAIGVWLVNTALLGPAWITDWLDGVRPLLEADAEVNAANEIAPIGFLHALWGTESTAALLVGGLVSAAVIAVLTTVWWQGRLALDARFAITTAGLLLVGPHTIYYDSALLLFATLVLLDRGHIDVRIVAGVWALGLVHLGKGVVDASPLAPFVVFAFAAVAVLLARQPEERVLPIQDSWSPR; encoded by the coding sequence GTGACGACGCTGACCGCACCCGCCCCGGCCGCGCCCGACGAACGACTCTCCCGGTACCCGAAGGCGCTCCTCGGCGCGCTCGCCCTCGCGTTCGTGCTCGTCCTGGTCAGCGGCTCCGGGTCCGACACCGCGTCCGGCCGGGTGGGCGGCGACTTCCCCGCGTTCTACGGCGCCGGCACCATCGTCGCCGATGGCGACATCGACCAGCTGTGGAACCTGGAGGTCCAGCAGGCGGCGCAGGTGGATCTCCTCGGCGACGAGGACGGGTTCATCATGTTCCCCTACGCACCCCATGTCGCCGCGGCCTACGCCCCCCTGTCCGCGCTGCCGTACCGGGTCGCGTACGCGGTCCACACGGCCCTCATGGTCGGCCTCCTCGTCGGGACGTTGCAGCTGCTCCGGCCGCTCGTCCCCGCCGTCGACCGCTACTTCCCTCTCACGCTCGCCGCCGTGATGACCGCCTACCCCGTGTTCGTCGGCGTCGGGGGCGGACAGAACACCGCGCTCTCGCTGTTCCTCCTCGCCGCCGTCTGGCGAACGCTGCACGACGATCGCGAGGCACTGACCGGCCTCGCGCTCGCCCTGTTGCTCTTCCGACCCCAGTACGCGATCCCGCTCGTCGGCCTGCTCTTTCTAGGACGACACTGGCGCGCCGTCACCTGGGCCGGCGCGGGGGCGATCGGCGTCTGGCTCGTCAACACCGCGCTGCTCGGCCCGGCGTGGATCACCGACTGGCTCGACGGCGTCCGTCCCCTGCTCGAAGCCGACGCCGAGGTGAACGCGGCGAACGAGATCGCGCCGATCGGCTTCCTGCACGCCCTGTGGGGCACCGAGAGCACCGCTGCGCTCCTCGTCGGCGGGCTCGTGTCCGCCGCCGTGATCGCCGTGCTGACGACCGTGTGGTGGCAGGGGCGACTCGCCCTCGATGCCCGGTTCGCGATCACCACCGCCGGGCTCCTGCTCGTCGGACCGCACACGATCTACTACGACAGCGCCCTACTGCTCTTCGCCACGCTGGTCCTGCTCGACCGCGGGCACATCGACGTGCGCATCGTCGCCGGGGTGTGGGCGCTGGGATTGGTGCACCTGGGGAAGGGCGTCGTCGATGCCTCCCCGCTCGCGCCGTTCGTCGTGTTCGCGTTCGCTGCCGTCGCGGTGCTCCTGGCGCGTCAGCCCGAGGAGCGGGTGTTGCCGATCCAGGACTCGTGGAGCCCGCGATAG
- a CDS encoding sensor domain-containing diguanylate cyclase: protein MPGFTTDLGRIAVELPDAIVILEPDGAISWVNHAAVDLIKLDPATWLGRSVFELLHEDDHAIAFAAFEGVATQERGSLIDVRVKDGLGAWRQLEIRGRMVPAGDGDDGFIVVVLRDVADRQQLELGGGNPEQLRALVHHATSLLVTLDEEGRILRANAELSRMLHHDLALVAGEPFEMLVEANDRALVRGAMLRSERTERLEARMIRPDGELVTVDLSITDLRNDPLVAAYVVSATDITDLKTTQQALRHMADHDGLTGLLSRRALLAKLDDFVDDGFQNEIVVLFCDLDGFKAVNDRIGHAAGDQVLVEVARRLERSLRPGDLVGRLGGDEFVVVLPRADEAIRDEVSDRIRAALSESIFAGDQLVEVGVSIGSAMTGDHPTAARLLATADDAMYEVKRSTRGA, encoded by the coding sequence ATGCCTGGGTTCACCACCGATCTCGGACGCATCGCGGTGGAGCTTCCGGACGCGATCGTCATCCTCGAACCCGATGGTGCGATCTCCTGGGTCAACCACGCCGCGGTCGATCTGATCAAGCTGGACCCGGCCACGTGGCTGGGTCGCAGCGTCTTCGAGCTCCTGCACGAGGACGACCATGCCATCGCGTTCGCGGCGTTCGAGGGTGTCGCCACGCAGGAACGCGGGTCCCTGATCGACGTCCGGGTCAAGGACGGACTCGGTGCCTGGCGACAGCTCGAGATCCGAGGGCGGATGGTCCCGGCCGGCGACGGCGACGACGGGTTCATCGTGGTCGTGCTGCGCGACGTGGCAGACCGTCAGCAGCTCGAGCTGGGGGGCGGCAATCCCGAACAGTTGCGCGCCCTGGTCCACCATGCGACCTCGCTGCTCGTCACCCTCGACGAAGAGGGCCGCATCCTGCGGGCCAACGCCGAACTGTCGCGGATGCTGCACCACGACCTCGCGCTCGTCGCCGGGGAGCCGTTCGAGATGCTCGTCGAGGCGAACGACCGGGCCCTGGTCCGCGGCGCGATGCTCCGATCGGAGCGGACGGAGCGGCTCGAGGCGCGGATGATCCGCCCCGACGGCGAGCTCGTGACCGTCGACCTGTCGATCACGGATCTCCGTAACGATCCGCTGGTGGCCGCCTACGTCGTGTCCGCCACCGACATCACGGACCTGAAGACCACCCAGCAGGCGCTACGCCACATGGCGGACCACGACGGCCTCACCGGCCTGCTGAGCCGTCGAGCCCTGCTCGCCAAGCTCGACGACTTCGTCGACGACGGCTTCCAGAACGAGATCGTCGTGCTGTTCTGCGACCTCGACGGCTTCAAGGCGGTGAACGACCGGATCGGGCACGCGGCCGGCGACCAGGTCCTCGTGGAGGTGGCCCGGCGTCTCGAGCGCTCGCTGCGACCGGGCGACCTCGTGGGCCGCCTCGGCGGTGACGAGTTCGTCGTCGTGCTGCCCCGCGCCGACGAGGCGATCCGCGACGAAGTGTCCGATCGCATCCGTGCGGCGCTGAGCGAGTCGATCTTCGCCGGCGACCAACTCGTGGAGGTCGGCGTCAGCATCGGCAGCGCGATGACCGGCGACCACCCCACGGCCGCCCGGCTGCTCGCCACCGCCGACGACGCCATGTACGAGGTGAAGCGGTCCACCCGGGGCGCCTAG
- a CDS encoding malate dehydrogenase has product MNEPVRVAVTGAAGQIGYSLLFRIASGSMLGPGQPVILQLLEIPPAMGALEGVAMELDDGAFPLLAGITQSDDPNAAFDGANIALLVGSRPRSKGMERKDLLEANGAIFTVQGKALNDNAADDIKVLVVGNPANTNSLIAMNNAPDIDDARFTAMTRLDHNRAKAQLAQKLDASVNDITHMTIWGNHSATQYPDLFHCEVNGQNAAAAVGDQDWLENTFIPTVQQRGAAIIEARGLSSAASAASAAVDHVHDWVLGTPDGDWVSMAIPSDGSYGVPEGLMSSFPVTCSGGEYSIVQGLDIDEFSQSRIDATVAELAEERDTVRDLGLI; this is encoded by the coding sequence ATGAACGAGCCCGTTCGCGTTGCCGTCACCGGCGCCGCCGGCCAGATCGGCTACAGCCTCCTCTTCCGCATCGCCAGCGGCTCGATGCTCGGCCCGGGTCAACCGGTCATCCTCCAATTGCTCGAGATTCCGCCCGCGATGGGCGCCCTCGAAGGTGTCGCCATGGAGTTGGATGACGGCGCGTTCCCGCTGCTCGCCGGTATCACCCAGAGCGACGATCCGAACGCCGCGTTCGACGGGGCGAACATCGCCCTGCTCGTCGGCTCGCGCCCCCGTTCGAAGGGCATGGAGCGCAAGGACCTCCTCGAGGCCAACGGGGCCATCTTCACCGTCCAGGGCAAGGCCCTCAACGACAACGCGGCGGACGACATCAAGGTGCTCGTCGTCGGCAATCCGGCCAACACCAACTCGCTCATCGCCATGAACAACGCGCCCGACATCGACGACGCCCGCTTCACGGCCATGACCCGCCTCGACCACAACCGGGCGAAGGCTCAGCTCGCCCAGAAGCTCGATGCCTCGGTCAACGACATCACCCACATGACGATCTGGGGCAACCACTCCGCCACGCAGTACCCGGACCTGTTCCACTGCGAGGTCAACGGCCAGAACGCAGCGGCCGCCGTCGGTGATCAGGACTGGCTGGAGAACACCTTCATCCCCACGGTGCAGCAGCGGGGCGCGGCGATCATCGAGGCCCGCGGCCTCTCGTCGGCGGCGTCGGCGGCGTCGGCCGCGGTCGACCACGTCCACGACTGGGTGCTCGGCACGCCGGACGGTGACTGGGTCTCCATGGCAATCCCGTCGGACGGCAGCTATGGCGTGCCCGAGGGGCTCATGTCCTCCTTCCCGGTCACCTGCTCGGGCGGCGAGTACTCGATCGTGCAGGGGCTCGACATCGACGAGTTCTCGCAGAGCCGGATCGACGCGACCGTCGCCGAGCTCGCCGAGGAGCGCGACACCGTCCGGGATCTCGGACTGATCTGA